Proteins co-encoded in one Malus sylvestris chromosome 7, drMalSylv7.2, whole genome shotgun sequence genomic window:
- the LOC126628014 gene encoding uncharacterized protein LOC126628014: MGICFAKRKKSTADIVPQKQLTTTVRLYGSPSSTNYIRFALKYKEAAVSLRCVVVARSNDDNDDNDDNDDNDDNDDNDENDEDYRNLEVAMEVEEGGSSSEPAERVSGPPNTLLQLMEARFPHPPLLLQTGSSSETQTTSLVAAVVKLTELQHRSLAWHLERLVRWVMDLLKRPGKGRGGVVDPTVGSARMELRKLGRNYSQLLELMLEHAQMEERLLFPIFNYCDPGICKAANEEHARDLPIMNGIKEDIKSIEVLDIGSRYYKEALSNFSKRLNSLQERYRQHFTEEEREVLPYMEAAELSKEQQQRLLDECLDVMQQSHSSHLFNFLLEGLLPCEAMHYLDLISMSTNKQRTTSLLHMII; the protein is encoded by the exons ATGGGGATCTGTTTCGCGAAGCGGAAGAAATCGACGGCAGATATAGTGCCGCAAAAACAACTGACGACAACAGTCCGACTGTACGGCTCTCCCAGCAGCACAAACTACATCCGATTTGCCCTCAAATACAAGGAGGCGGCTGTCTCACTTCGCTGCGTGGTGGTAGCCAGATCTAACGACGACAACGACGACAACGACGACAACGACGACAACGACGACAACGACGACAACGACGAAAACGACGAAGATTATAGAAACTTGGAGGTGGCGATGGAGGTGGAGGAGGGCGGGTCATCGTCGGAGCCAGCTGAGAGGGTTTCAGGGCCACCCAATACTCTGCTGCAGTTGATGGAGGCCAGATTCCCTCATCCGCCGCTTCTTCTTCAAACGGGGTCGTCCTCTGAAACCCAAACGACGTCGCTGGTGGCGGCGGTTGTGAAGCTGACTGAGCTGCAACACAGGAGCCTGGCGTGGCACTTGGAGAGGTTGGTGAGGTGGGTTATGGATCTGTTGAAGCGTCCGGGTAAAGGAAGAGGAGGGGTGGTTGATCCGACGGTGGGGAGTGCTCGGATGGAGTTAAGGAAGCTGGGGAGGAACTACTCGCAGCTTTTGGAGCTGATGTTGGAACACGCTCAGATGGAGGAGAGACTCCTCTTCCCCATCTTCAACTACTGTGATCCAG GAATCTGTAAAGCTGCGAATGAAGAACACGCAAGGGACCTACCCATCATGAACGGCATCAAAGAAGACATCAAATCCATTGAGGTTCTTGACATTGGGAGTCGTTACTACAAAGAAGCTCTTTCTAACTTTTCTAAGCGCCTCAATTCACTACAG GAGCGTTATAGACAACACTTTACGGAGGAGGAAAGAGAAGTATTGCCGTACATGGAGGCAGCCGAGCTGAGCAAAGAGCAGCAGCAGAGACTATTGGACGAGTGTTTGGATGTGATGCAACAGTCACACTCATCGCATTTGTTCAATTTTCTCCTTGAAGGGCTACTTCCTTGTGAAGCCATGCACTACTTGGACTTGATCTCCATGTCCACCAACAAACAACGAACAACTTCTCTGCTTCACATGATCATTTAG